In Microvenator marinus, one genomic interval encodes:
- a CDS encoding threonine ammonia-lyase: MADLPISLEDVQAARERIKEHIFYSPAAHSALLSEKFGCEVYLKLDNMQSTGSFKERGAANKLSLLTEEEKSKGVIAASAGNHAQAVALHGARLGISTKIVMPEGTPLVKVNRTRSFGAEVVLFGPNFDAAYAHAKELQAEEGRVFVHPFDDPAVMAGQGTVALEILEQIPDVDLIVSAIGGGGLISGILAAVRGIKPEVKVVGVEPEVLPSMATSLKHGQVIQVPEGQTLADGIAVRKVGELTFRQTSALVDDIVSVSEEEFASAILLLLEQEKTLAEGAGAAPLAALMAGKLDAKGKTVCLCVCGGNIDVNLIARIIDRGLVATGRLCRLIVRITDSPGALAQILTVVGHMKANVLEIFHNRTFTSGEQFGTTHVELKLETRGADHIVRIQEALEKSGATIIEHL; the protein is encoded by the coding sequence ATGGCGGACCTGCCGATTTCGCTCGAAGATGTTCAAGCTGCTCGTGAGCGTATCAAAGAGCATATCTTTTACTCGCCAGCCGCCCACAGTGCCCTCCTGAGTGAGAAATTTGGCTGCGAAGTCTACCTCAAGCTCGACAACATGCAGTCCACGGGCTCCTTCAAGGAGCGCGGCGCTGCAAACAAACTCTCCCTTCTCACCGAAGAAGAAAAGAGCAAGGGGGTCATTGCCGCGTCTGCCGGAAACCACGCGCAGGCCGTGGCCCTTCACGGGGCGCGCCTCGGGATCAGCACGAAGATTGTGATGCCCGAGGGCACTCCGCTCGTTAAGGTCAACCGCACACGTAGTTTCGGGGCCGAAGTCGTGCTCTTCGGCCCAAATTTTGACGCGGCGTACGCCCACGCAAAAGAGCTTCAGGCAGAAGAAGGGCGAGTCTTTGTTCACCCCTTTGATGATCCTGCGGTGATGGCAGGGCAGGGCACGGTCGCACTCGAGATTCTCGAGCAAATTCCCGATGTGGACCTCATCGTTTCGGCCATTGGTGGTGGCGGGCTCATCTCCGGGATTCTCGCCGCAGTGCGAGGTATCAAGCCTGAGGTCAAAGTCGTGGGGGTCGAGCCCGAAGTGCTGCCTTCAATGGCCACTTCGCTTAAACACGGGCAGGTCATTCAAGTGCCGGAAGGCCAAACGCTCGCCGACGGCATCGCGGTTAGGAAGGTGGGTGAGCTCACTTTTAGGCAAACTTCGGCGCTCGTCGACGATATCGTGTCGGTATCGGAAGAAGAGTTCGCAAGCGCGATTCTCTTGCTCCTCGAGCAAGAAAAGACGCTCGCCGAAGGCGCAGGAGCCGCGCCATTGGCTGCCTTGATGGCAGGGAAACTCGATGCAAAAGGCAAGACCGTCTGTCTCTGCGTCTGCGGCGGAAATATAGACGTGAATCTCATCGCTCGAATCATCGACCGAGGTTTGGTCGCCACCGGTCGTCTCTGCCGCCTCATCGTCCGGATCACTGACAGTCCAGGTGCGCTGGCACAGATTCTCACAGTCGTTGGGCATATGAAGGCCAATGTCCTAGAGATCTTTCATAACCGCACGTTCACTTCAGGTGAGCAGTTTGGAACCACCCACGTGGAGCTCAAGCTCGAGACCCGAGGCGCAGACCATATCGTTCGGATTCAAGAGGCCCTCGAAAAAAGCGGCGCAACGATCATCGAACACCTCTAG